The Bacillota bacterium genome segment AATCGGCTCTCATCATATGTTCAAACTCGTTTGGCATTACAAGCTCATAGTGGTCTGTTGAGGCACTGCCACCTGCATCTTCGATCCCCGTTACCAGCCATTCAATATGGCTATTCTCTTCATTTATGATGTCGGCCAGAATGTCCTGGGCGGGCTCATGCTCTATCCTTGTAAGATGCAATTCGTATTGCAGTTTTGCGGTTCTTGCTAAACGCAAAAACTCGTTGAAGATGTCATAAAGATGTTGGCGAGATGATGCCATTAATTAAACCTCCGGTTTTAACAGTTGCTTAAGCTACCGGTTGCCGGTGCTGCAGCTAATATTTATTTCTGCAGCACCGCAGCACAAACAAACTACAGCACGATTATTTCTTTCCCACAAAATAAGTAGTTAAAGCGGAGCTTTCTAAACTCTTGTTCTAGAGAGCATCCTCAATGTGTAAATCATCTGTACCGGAGCTGTACTCACAGGAGTTCAATTTGTCAACTGAGTCGAACTCCTGAATGAACTCTATTCTCTCGATAACTCTAATCATGGCCTTGACAACAACAGGATCAAACTGAATGCCAGCGGTATCTTTGAGTCTGATGGCTCCTTGGTGGAGAGACATCGCTTTTCTGTATGGCCTGTCCGATGTTATCGCTTCCAGGGCATCTGCAACGGCCAAGATGCGTGCTCCTAAGGGTATATCACTGCCAGACAGGCCAGATGGATATCCCAAACCGTTAAACCATTCGTGGTGGTGTAAAACAATCGGCACAACATCCTCAAGAAATTTAATCGGGCGGATTATTTCGGCGCTAATTACCGCGTGTTGCTTCATGGCCTCCATTTCATCCATCGTGAGTTTATCTGGTTTGTTCAGCACGCGCTCATCTATTCCTATTTTGCCTATATCGTGAAGCAGACCGGCGCATTCTATTGTCTGGACCTCCTTTTGGCTCAAGCCAAGTTCCTGAGCAAGAGCTACCGAAAGCTGGCTTACCCTTGCTGAGTGATTTGCTGTGTATTTATCCCGCGCATCGATTGCATTAGCAAGAGACTTGATTATATCGAGAGACAACTTGCGGTTTCCTTCAGACAGCATTGCACTGTTTACCGCAATGGATGTTTGCTCCGCAAACAGCTTCAGCCGATCGACGATTGTCCCATCGAAATCACACTGGTTTTTATACCACACGTTTATACTTCCAACCGTATGGCCCTCGTTAATTAGCGGTGCTGACAGAACCGATTTTATTTCAAAACCCGCGTAGATATGTTTTATGTTTTCGGATAATGCCGCCGATTTTATGTCTGCCAAAGACACCACGTCTCCAAACTTGATAGCAGGGCAAAAATCCTTATCAATGACTTTGCCTATTAAGGCCTTCTTAAGCCGTAAGGATTCATCAGAGCTAAATCCATACATGCTTTTAATCTGAAAAAAACCTTTATTGTCAAGCATAGTAACGCAACAATAATCAGCGCCAAAAAGCTCACAAATCTTCTCGGTTATTAGACCAAATATAGAATCAAGATTCTGCCCACTGAGAATTGCCGAGTCGATTTCCATCAATAGGTTAAGCTCTTTGATTCTATCCTCAAGCTGGCGAGTATACTTACGAATTACACCATACGAATCAGCAGTCATCTGCCGGATTTTATCGAACGACCTGGAAAGAAGCTGCACGTCTTCATTGCCGGAAAAACCAATTGGAGCCTGCAGATTGCCCTCAGCGATTTGCTCAGCTGCAGATGCCAGTCTATACAGCGGCTTGAATGTTATTTCATTCATCAGATACAAATCGATTGTTACCAGCAGGATATCGACTAAAATTATGAAGATCAGATTCGGAACAGCGGCAGCCAGTTTACTCGGTTCATCCCTGATCGGAAACCATATCGCTAATGCATAAATATTTGGCAAAATAGTAAGTATATAAAGAACCCATACCGATATTTTTTTATCTAAAAACTTTGTCAACAACGCAACCATCCTTAGTAATGCAACCTTCCATTGCTCTTGCTTAAGCCATACTTATAGCGACTCTGAATCCATTGTCGCCTGAAGAACCGCTTCGAGAGATGTCCTGCCCTGAACAACTTTGTTTATGCCCGACATCCTGAGCGTTCTGAAATCATTTTTCATCGCGGCTTCCCTAATGCGAACTGCCGGCGCTTTGCCCACTATCAGTTCTTTTAGCTCATCATTGATCTCCATAACTTCAAATATCGCTTCGCGCCCTTTGTATCCAGCTCCCTTGCACTCAGAACATCCAAACGCACGGTAAAATAAAAATTTGCCGTCATCCGGTATTCCCAGCTGTTTCAGCAACTCTGGAGCAGGCTCATACGGCTCCTTACAATGCTGGCAAAGCGACCTTACCAGACGCTGTGAGATAATGCCGAGAATGGATGAGGCAACCAGGAACGGCTCGATACCCATCTCAATAAATCGAGCCGCCGTTGAGGAGGCATCATTGGTATGAATTGTAGAAAAAACAAGATGCCCTGATAGGGCTGCATGAATCGCTATCTCTGCTGTCTCCTTATCCCTAATTTCTCCTACCATGATAATATCTGGGTCCTGGCGAACTATCGATCTTAGTCCGCTCGCAAATGTCACTCCAGCCTTAGGGTTAACCTGGACCTGGTTTGCCAGTCTTAATCTGTATTCAACCGGGTCCTCAATAGTGACTACATTTTTTTCAACAGTTGTTATCGCATTTAAAGCCGCATAAAGGGTGGTTGTTTTACCGCTGCCGGTTGGGCCAGAAACAAGCACCATCCCATAGGGCCTGTTAATCATGCGTCTAAACTTTTGCAAATCCCGTTCGTCAAAACCCAATCCATCAAGATTAATTAACGATTTATTCTTTTCCAACAGCCTTAAAACAACTTTCTCGCCGTAGATTGTAGGTAGCGTGGATACCCGGATATCAACGCTTACATTGCTAACACTAACTGAACAGCGTCCATCTTGGGGCGCCCTTTTTTCGGATATGTCAAGATCGCTCATCACCTTTAGTCTTGATACAACGCCCGGGTGCATATCCATAGGAACAGTCATCGTGCGATGCAATATGCCGTCAACCCGGTTTCTGACCTCCATGCCTCCTTCAGTTGGCTCGATATGCACATCGCTTGCCTTGTCTTTAATAGCCTGGGCTATTATCGTATTGACCAACCTTACAATCGAATCATCTGAGATATTGCGGCCAACTATAGGACCAACGCCAGCTGAAGGTGTATACGTAACCGAAATATCCAGGCCATATCCATTCTCCAGGCTCCGTGCCCAATAATATTTATCTATGGCCTCAAGGATGCTTTTCTCCGAACACACAACCGGATTTACCTCGCAGCCGCTAGCCCCGCTTATATCATCTATAGCGTAAATATCCAGCGGATCGGCCATAGCCACCGTTAGGACGTTGCCCTTTTTAGAGATCGGTATAGCTTTATGTCTTCGCGCAAGCGCTTCCTGAATCAAGTTTACGGCCTGCTCATCAGGCTTAATCTGCTCTAAATCTACGCATGGCATATTCAGCTGCCTGCCAAGAAACTCGATCATAGTCTCTTCGCTTACAAAACCGAGTTTTTTAAGCACAGCACCAAGCCTTCCACCTACTTTTTTCTGTTCGGCAAGTGCAGTATCCAGCTGTTCTTTTGTTATAACCCCGTATGCCACAAGCAGTTCCCCAAGCGGAATCCTGCTGATTGAACGCTTCACGTAACCCCCAACAATGCTGAACTTTGCTATTCTATTCCATTACATCGGCAGCCCTGAGACCTCTCTTGACACGTAATAAATGCTTTATGCAGCCGTTTTGCATACTAAGAAGGTTGGATTTACAAGGTGGAGGATGAATTTTCGCTGTTCATTAAGGGTAAAATTAATTATATGGATTTAGACCAAAGACTGCTGGCATAAGACGTAAAAATCTTAAAGGGAGGATCAGATAGACCAAACGCCTGCAATAAATTGCAATATATATTGATTTTAGGATTTACAATATTGCGCCTATTTGGATGGATGCTATGCAAAGACAACGTCACTACAGCATAAAAACTAAGCTTATGGTAATATATTTGCTCATTGCTGTACCCCTTATCGCCCTTCTTGCGGCAGCATTTTACGAGCGATACCGCGCCGATCAAAGAAATGTCTTAACAGAGAGATTTGATATTGCAAGGCTTACCGCTTCAAATTTCGATTTATTCGTCGACCAAACCGTGCGCACCGAAATAATCGCTGGAAATACCATAATCGACCAGAATCTTAATACTGAAGATACCAGTAGATTGCTGACCAGGATTGTCGAGAGCAGGCGCGCAGCCAAAGAGCGACGCTCTCTCTTTTCTAATGCAGTTTTCACAAATAGAGATGGAATTGTACTTGCGGCAGCTATCCCCAATACGGTAGGAGAAAATAGATCCAATCGCCCTGCCATTAAAGAAATTATCGACGGGAAAGAGTCGGCCGTTGGTGATTTGCAGGTTAATGCTGATGGTGAGCCAGGTTTTGTAATCGCAACAGGGATAAAAAGAAACAACAACCTCGTCGGAATTGTCGGCATATCGGTTAAAGCAAACCAGCTTACAGATGTTTTTGATATTATTATACAGCAGGGCGGTGCAAACATAGTCGACTCAAGCGGTCACCTGATTTATCAAAGCCAAACGCCATCTATTCCTTTAAGCA includes the following:
- a CDS encoding ferritin-like domain-containing protein — encoded protein: MASSRQHLYDIFNEFLRLARTAKLQYELHLTRIEHEPAQDILADIINEENSHIEWLVTGIEDAGGSASTDHYELVMPNEFEHMMRADYDLESQIVREYELHIDEIWDPQLRSLAEVILKQAREHKQAFQGLREDFGTDELMDVG
- the tadA gene encoding Flp pilus assembly complex ATPase component TadA codes for the protein MSRIPLGELLVAYGVITKEQLDTALAEQKKVGGRLGAVLKKLGFVSEETMIEFLGRQLNMPCVDLEQIKPDEQAVNLIQEALARRHKAIPISKKGNVLTVAMADPLDIYAIDDISGASGCEVNPVVCSEKSILEAIDKYYWARSLENGYGLDISVTYTPSAGVGPIVGRNISDDSIVRLVNTIIAQAIKDKASDVHIEPTEGGMEVRNRVDGILHRTMTVPMDMHPGVVSRLKVMSDLDISEKRAPQDGRCSVSVSNVSVDIRVSTLPTIYGEKVVLRLLEKNKSLINLDGLGFDERDLQKFRRMINRPYGMVLVSGPTGSGKTTTLYAALNAITTVEKNVVTIEDPVEYRLRLANQVQVNPKAGVTFASGLRSIVRQDPDIIMVGEIRDKETAEIAIHAALSGHLVFSTIHTNDASSTAARFIEMGIEPFLVASSILGIISQRLVRSLCQHCKEPYEPAPELLKQLGIPDDGKFLFYRAFGCSECKGAGYKGREAIFEVMEINDELKELIVGKAPAVRIREAAMKNDFRTLRMSGINKVVQGRTSLEAVLQATMDSESL
- a CDS encoding HD domain-containing protein; translated protein: MTKFLDKKISVWVLYILTILPNIYALAIWFPIRDEPSKLAAAVPNLIFIILVDILLVTIDLYLMNEITFKPLYRLASAAEQIAEGNLQAPIGFSGNEDVQLLSRSFDKIRQMTADSYGVIRKYTRQLEDRIKELNLLMEIDSAILSGQNLDSIFGLITEKICELFGADYCCVTMLDNKGFFQIKSMYGFSSDESLRLKKALIGKVIDKDFCPAIKFGDVVSLADIKSAALSENIKHIYAGFEIKSVLSAPLINEGHTVGSINVWYKNQCDFDGTIVDRLKLFAEQTSIAVNSAMLSEGNRKLSLDIIKSLANAIDARDKYTANHSARVSQLSVALAQELGLSQKEVQTIECAGLLHDIGKIGIDERVLNKPDKLTMDEMEAMKQHAVISAEIIRPIKFLEDVVPIVLHHHEWFNGLGYPSGLSGSDIPLGARILAVADALEAITSDRPYRKAMSLHQGAIRLKDTAGIQFDPVVVKAMIRVIERIEFIQEFDSVDKLNSCEYSSGTDDLHIEDAL